Proteins found in one Fulvitalea axinellae genomic segment:
- a CDS encoding Omp28-related outer membrane protein: MNNLKLVPFLLGLIVVSFFGCSKSDSDDEGVGTSLSITVNDNNGKAVEGANVSIFKSLQDLTANQNPVTGKSMVTNAQGKAVFTEIPESVSSVYVKASKGSISTMYGASHPMVSITHGSSNSLIAQAVAMTTDPGNGNSGDVQQRVVLLEEVTAQGCPNCPRGHSTVASILNSKGDRVVPVAIHALGLAKELKIDEGQKIATEILKASYQPQGSVNRSPISGSSLTGGTTSWASKVNSELDIAPKVNLELSRDGNQVKVKAKLNQNISAPLRVTVLITENNIKASQSNGGDNYNHMHVLRDVVTAYDGDALTSGAGNQGDIIEKSFSLSLNGSWKTSDIKIVAFVHEFQSSRYVHQAAQISY, translated from the coding sequence ATGAACAACCTGAAACTTGTCCCATTTCTTCTGGGGCTTATCGTCGTGTCTTTTTTTGGATGTAGCAAAAGTGACAGTGATGACGAAGGGGTAGGCACTAGCCTCAGCATTACCGTAAACGACAACAACGGCAAAGCCGTAGAAGGCGCAAACGTCAGTATTTTCAAAAGTCTGCAAGACCTTACCGCCAACCAGAATCCGGTAACAGGCAAGAGTATGGTCACCAACGCCCAAGGCAAAGCCGTTTTCACTGAAATTCCCGAAAGCGTTAGCTCCGTTTACGTCAAAGCCTCCAAAGGGTCTATCAGCACTATGTACGGCGCTTCGCATCCTATGGTCAGCATCACCCACGGCTCAAGCAACAGCCTGATAGCCCAAGCCGTAGCCATGACCACCGATCCCGGAAACGGCAATAGTGGCGACGTACAGCAACGCGTAGTCCTTCTTGAAGAGGTCACCGCTCAAGGTTGCCCCAACTGTCCGCGCGGCCACAGCACCGTAGCCTCTATCCTCAATAGCAAAGGCGACAGAGTGGTTCCCGTGGCTATCCACGCTTTGGGCTTGGCCAAAGAACTCAAGATAGACGAAGGTCAAAAAATCGCAACCGAAATCCTGAAGGCGAGCTACCAACCGCAAGGCTCCGTAAACCGAAGCCCTATCAGTGGCAGTAGCCTAACCGGCGGTACGACTTCGTGGGCCTCAAAGGTAAACAGCGAACTGGATATAGCACCAAAGGTAAACCTCGAACTCAGCAGAGACGGCAACCAAGTAAAGGTAAAAGCCAAACTCAATCAGAATATCAGCGCCCCGCTTAGGGTGACCGTACTGATTACCGAGAACAATATCAAAGCCTCCCAATCAAACGGCGGCGACAACTACAACCACATGCACGTACTCCGCGATGTGGTGACGGCATATGATGGCGACGCGTTGACATCCGGAGCCGGAAACCAAGGCGATATTATCGAAAAATCTTTCTCTTTGAGCCTGAACGGTAGCTGGAAAACTTCCGACATCAAAATCGTGGCTTTCGTTCACGAATTCCAGAGCAGTCGTTACGTTCACCAGGCCGCTCAGATAAGCTACTAA
- a CDS encoding TlpA disulfide reductase family protein — protein sequence MRKTIYALAITLFVLANSQNTYAQSIGLKTLPKLTFKNLDNKKVDLDQSIKENQLTVVSFWATWCGPCLQELSAVSDLYEDWKEDYGVEFLAVSTDNSRNLTKVKAMANGKDWPFPVLTDPEGTAQSKLNFPAVPFMLIVNQKGEVLYKHNGYAPGFEEELEEKIKSFAL from the coding sequence ATGAGAAAGACAATATACGCCTTGGCCATAACGCTGTTCGTTTTAGCTAATAGCCAAAATACCTATGCCCAAAGTATCGGTTTGAAAACATTGCCCAAACTGACGTTCAAAAACCTCGACAATAAAAAAGTAGACCTTGACCAGTCTATCAAAGAAAACCAGCTTACCGTAGTAAGCTTTTGGGCGACTTGGTGCGGTCCGTGTTTGCAGGAGTTAAGCGCCGTTTCGGATTTGTACGAGGACTGGAAAGAGGACTACGGAGTGGAGTTTCTGGCGGTCAGCACTGACAATAGCCGTAACCTGACCAAGGTAAAAGCCATGGCCAACGGAAAAGACTGGCCCTTTCCGGTATTAACCGACCCCGAAGGCACAGCCCAAAGCAAGTTGAATTTTCCGGCGGTTCCGTTTATGCTCATCGTCAACCAAAAAGGCGAGGTACTGTATAAGCACAACGGCTACGCTCCGGGTTTTGAGGAGGAATTGGAAGAAAAAATCAAGTCTTTCGCCCTCTAG
- a CDS encoding DUF6029 family protein, whose translation MRHYIIKLALLSVFAFVVVTETHAQEGAQVSGSLQLNQNFYVKDSKFFDGQIPPQYDNQKSSTDGWLNLNYRYKNITAGIRYDLLLNSGLRNPNTALNRQGVGNWFVTLDLDKVEITGGYFYDQFGSGAAFRAFEERAQLLDYAIQGLRIKYDFAENWRLKAFVGRQKANPEDVEDDLLETDKAVIKGLNVEGFEKLGELSFAPGISLVNRTLSDEQLQEIEGLISQQNEATRFSPDQNTWTYSVYNTLGYKNFSWLVEYNYKTPEAGFVNPILSNDLKEEKGDLLYSSLTYSLPGFGLIVQYRRMENFQFRTSPLQLNNNGLISYLPAFSRQNTYRLTGRYVPAPQFDGEEAVQADLFLKLSKKQSLNLNGALNYDLNGNEQYKELFAEHKIKFNRRFTLKYGAQYQSYDLAVYEAKSELPVLTAITPFVSAVNRLSKKYALKTELSAMFTEEDQGDWSWFLAELSRGSKYSIQVSHMFNYGNPDADKQLQYFSVFANANFGSHRLSAGFVQQPETVVCNGGVCRLEPAFNGAKLSYQVVF comes from the coding sequence ATGAGACATTATATTATAAAGTTGGCGTTGCTTTCAGTCTTCGCTTTCGTCGTTGTGACCGAAACCCACGCGCAAGAAGGCGCCCAAGTCTCGGGATCTTTGCAGTTGAACCAAAATTTCTATGTCAAAGACTCCAAGTTCTTCGACGGACAAATCCCACCGCAATACGACAACCAAAAAAGCTCGACTGACGGCTGGCTCAACCTGAATTATCGCTATAAAAACATCACTGCGGGAATACGTTACGACCTGTTACTGAATTCCGGACTCCGAAACCCCAATACCGCCCTTAACCGCCAAGGCGTCGGCAACTGGTTTGTGACTTTGGACTTAGACAAAGTGGAAATCACCGGCGGTTATTTCTATGACCAATTCGGGTCGGGAGCGGCTTTCAGGGCATTCGAAGAAAGAGCGCAGTTGCTCGACTACGCTATCCAAGGGTTGCGCATCAAGTACGATTTCGCTGAAAACTGGCGGCTGAAAGCTTTTGTAGGAAGGCAGAAAGCGAATCCAGAAGATGTGGAAGACGACCTTCTGGAAACCGACAAAGCCGTAATAAAGGGCCTGAACGTGGAAGGTTTCGAGAAACTGGGCGAACTTTCCTTTGCTCCCGGCATCTCCTTAGTCAACCGGACACTTTCGGACGAGCAACTCCAGGAAATAGAAGGCCTAATCAGCCAACAGAACGAAGCCACCAGATTCTCGCCCGACCAAAACACTTGGACATATTCGGTTTACAATACCTTGGGCTATAAAAATTTCAGCTGGCTAGTCGAATACAATTACAAAACTCCGGAAGCCGGTTTCGTAAATCCCATTTTGAGCAACGATCTTAAGGAAGAGAAAGGCGATTTGCTTTACAGTTCGCTTACTTACAGCCTTCCCGGGTTTGGCCTGATCGTGCAATACCGTCGGATGGAAAACTTCCAATTTCGCACCTCCCCGTTACAACTCAACAACAACGGACTGATTTCTTACCTGCCGGCGTTCAGCCGTCAGAACACATACCGCCTGACAGGGCGCTACGTACCGGCACCACAATTTGACGGCGAGGAGGCGGTACAAGCCGACCTGTTCCTTAAGCTCAGCAAAAAACAAAGCCTGAACTTGAACGGAGCTTTAAACTATGACCTCAACGGTAACGAGCAATACAAAGAGCTTTTCGCCGAACACAAGATAAAATTCAACCGAAGATTTACGCTCAAATACGGCGCCCAATACCAAAGCTACGATCTGGCCGTCTACGAGGCCAAAAGCGAACTGCCCGTATTGACCGCAATCACTCCATTCGTATCGGCGGTGAATAGGCTTTCGAAAAAATATGCGCTCAAAACCGAGCTTTCCGCCATGTTTACCGAAGAAGACCAAGGCGATTGGTCTTGGTTCTTGGCCGAACTCAGCCGTGGGTCAAAATATTCGATTCAGGTCAGCCATATGTTTAATTACGGCAACCCCGACGCCGACAAACAGCTTCAGTACTTCAGCGTTTTCGCAAACGCCAACTTCGGTTCCCATAGGCTTAGCGCCGGCTTCGTGCAACAGCCCGAAACCGTGGTCTGTAACGGAGGCGTTTGCCGGCTTGAGCCCGCCTTTAACGGCGCAAAATTATCCTACCAAGTAGTTTTCTAG
- the clpB gene encoding ATP-dependent chaperone ClpB — protein sequence MQFENFTVKAQEAIQTAAKLAQDQSQQVIEPGHLLSATLDAEPGITNYLAKTLNVDIQDLKEKLNKLRAGYPKVSGEAQQVYLSNDTNAIIKRAEEQMKKLGDQYVTLEHILLGILAGSDKAGRLLKDAGIKEADLLKAIKELRGGKTVNDPNAESKYKSLERYSVNLNELAKQGKIDPVIGRDDEIRRVLQILSRRTKNNPMLVGEPGVGKTAIIEGMARRIVAGDVPENLTDKVLISLDMGLLVAGAKYKGEFEERLKAVIQEVKDSDGQIILFIDEIHTLIGAGSGGDGAMDAANLLKPALARGELRCIGATTIKEYQKHIEKDKALERRFQSVLVEEPSVEDSISILRGIKDKYEVHHGIRIKDGAIIAAVELSNRYITERFLPDKAIDLMDEAASKLRIAIASMPEELDELNRKIMQLEIEREAIRREKDKEKEERLNKVLAELNDKRSQLNAKWKSEKDVIQSIHKLKEDIENYKTEAEQAERAGDYGKVAEIRYGKISEAEQELKKLTEKSKELDQEGAMLKEEVDSSDIAEVVSKWTGIPVAKMMAGDREKLLRLEQELGQTVAGQNEAIEAVADAVRRSRAGLQDPKRPIGSFLFLGPTGVGKTELAKALAEYLFNDENAMVRIDMSEYQERHAVSRLVGAPPGYVGYDEGGQLTEAVRRHPYSVILLDEIEKAHPDAFNILLQVLDDGRLTDNKGRVANFKNTIIIMTSNMGAQTIQENFANIDEAHEDEILDRTKKEVLDQLKQQVRPEFLNRIDETIIFRPLSVADLRKIVGIQIHLLKDRLKETGVQLELTDPALDFLAEQGYDPQFGARPLKRVIQRLMLNALSKELLAGKIKKDDVISVELNEKKDGLIFRNLQLPAVRK from the coding sequence ATGCAATTCGAAAACTTCACCGTAAAGGCGCAGGAGGCCATACAAACGGCAGCCAAGCTTGCGCAAGACCAAAGCCAACAGGTGATCGAGCCGGGACATCTGCTCTCCGCCACCCTCGACGCCGAACCTGGTATCACGAATTATCTGGCTAAAACCCTGAACGTAGACATTCAGGACCTTAAGGAAAAACTGAACAAACTGCGGGCGGGCTACCCCAAAGTATCCGGCGAAGCCCAGCAGGTGTATCTTTCCAACGATACCAACGCCATAATCAAACGCGCCGAGGAGCAAATGAAAAAGCTCGGCGACCAGTACGTTACACTTGAGCATATCCTGCTCGGTATCTTGGCCGGAAGCGACAAAGCCGGTCGTTTGCTGAAAGACGCCGGCATAAAGGAAGCCGACCTCCTAAAGGCCATAAAGGAACTCCGCGGCGGAAAAACCGTCAACGATCCCAACGCCGAGTCCAAGTACAAATCGTTGGAGCGTTACTCTGTCAATCTCAACGAGCTGGCCAAGCAAGGCAAAATAGATCCGGTTATCGGCCGCGACGACGAGATTAGACGCGTATTGCAGATTCTCTCACGCCGTACCAAGAACAACCCGATGCTCGTGGGCGAACCCGGAGTAGGTAAAACCGCTATCATCGAAGGAATGGCCCGCCGCATTGTGGCCGGTGACGTTCCGGAAAACCTCACCGACAAGGTCCTGATTTCGCTGGATATGGGGCTTTTGGTGGCCGGAGCTAAATATAAAGGCGAGTTCGAGGAAAGGCTCAAGGCCGTAATTCAGGAAGTCAAAGACTCCGACGGGCAGATTATACTGTTCATCGACGAGATTCACACGCTGATCGGTGCCGGAAGCGGAGGCGATGGCGCAATGGACGCGGCAAACCTGCTAAAACCCGCCTTGGCCCGTGGTGAACTGCGTTGTATCGGCGCGACTACCATTAAGGAATACCAAAAACATATCGAGAAAGACAAAGCTTTGGAGCGCCGTTTCCAGTCGGTTTTGGTGGAAGAACCCAGTGTCGAAGACTCGATTTCCATCCTTCGCGGCATCAAGGACAAATACGAAGTGCACCACGGCATCCGCATCAAAGACGGAGCGATCATCGCCGCCGTGGAGCTCTCGAACCGATATATTACCGAGCGTTTTCTTCCGGACAAAGCCATCGACCTAATGGACGAGGCCGCGTCGAAACTGCGTATCGCTATCGCCTCTATGCCTGAGGAGCTGGACGAGCTGAACCGCAAGATTATGCAGTTGGAAATCGAGCGTGAGGCCATCCGCCGGGAGAAGGACAAGGAAAAAGAGGAACGCCTCAACAAAGTGTTGGCCGAACTGAACGACAAGCGCAGCCAACTCAACGCCAAGTGGAAAAGCGAAAAGGACGTGATCCAAAGCATCCACAAGCTGAAAGAGGATATCGAAAACTACAAAACCGAAGCCGAACAGGCCGAACGCGCCGGCGACTACGGTAAAGTGGCCGAAATCCGTTACGGAAAAATCAGCGAAGCGGAACAGGAGCTAAAAAAGCTCACGGAAAAATCGAAAGAGCTGGACCAGGAAGGCGCAATGCTCAAAGAGGAGGTCGATTCTTCGGATATAGCCGAAGTGGTGTCAAAATGGACAGGCATCCCCGTAGCCAAAATGATGGCCGGCGACCGTGAAAAACTGTTGCGCCTTGAGCAGGAACTCGGCCAGACCGTCGCCGGACAAAACGAAGCCATAGAGGCCGTAGCCGACGCCGTTCGCCGTAGCCGCGCCGGGCTTCAGGATCCCAAACGCCCGATCGGGTCGTTCCTGTTCCTCGGCCCAACGGGCGTAGGCAAAACCGAACTGGCGAAAGCCTTGGCCGAATACCTGTTCAACGACGAAAACGCCATGGTCCGCATCGATATGTCGGAGTACCAAGAGCGCCACGCCGTCAGCCGATTGGTGGGAGCACCTCCGGGCTACGTGGGTTATGACGAAGGCGGACAATTGACCGAAGCCGTTCGTCGTCATCCGTATTCGGTAATCCTTCTCGACGAGATCGAAAAGGCCCACCCCGACGCATTCAACATTCTGCTGCAAGTACTGGACGACGGACGCCTGACCGACAACAAAGGACGTGTCGCGAATTTCAAGAATACGATCATCATCATGACTTCCAATATGGGAGCGCAAACCATTCAGGAGAATTTCGCCAACATAGACGAAGCTCACGAGGATGAGATTCTTGACCGTACGAAGAAAGAGGTTCTCGACCAACTGAAACAGCAGGTCCGGCCCGAGTTCCTAAACCGAATTGACGAAACCATAATCTTCCGCCCGCTTAGCGTGGCTGACCTACGGAAAATTGTCGGTATCCAGATTCACTTGCTCAAAGACAGGCTCAAGGAAACGGGCGTTCAGCTGGAACTCACCGATCCGGCTTTGGACTTCTTGGCAGAACAAGGCTACGATCCGCAATTCGGCGCAAGACCGCTTAAGCGAGTCATCCAAAGGCTGATGCTTAACGCATTATCGAAAGAATTGCTTGCCGGAAAAATCAAAAAAGACGACGTGATTAGCGTCGAACTCAACGAGAAAAAAGACGGGCTGATCTTCCGCAACTTGCAGTTGCCGGCTGTCCGGAAATAA
- a CDS encoding head GIN domain-containing protein: MNTTRKNLLPFLLQLLCIPLLTTFTACDDDDDCHKGEGQITTKTLNVPAFKALETRASFKTILRQGPVQEIKATGHPNIIDRLSTTVSDGVWEAGFQSGCHTDFELTLFVTVPIIESVENSGAGNLIVEQFENLGDLGLKLSGSGNMTLNGAGGTENLNVELSGSGKIIQNKDFPDLKKLDLEIDGAGPYRGFPVSANHCDVTISGSGSAQINATQRLDASIKGSGSIYYIGFPAEINSDITGSGKVVKDD; the protein is encoded by the coding sequence ATGAATACCACAAGGAAAAACCTCCTACCATTTCTTCTGCAACTACTCTGCATTCCACTTCTAACGACATTCACAGCCTGTGACGACGACGATGATTGCCATAAAGGCGAAGGCCAAATCACGACCAAAACACTGAACGTCCCTGCATTCAAAGCACTGGAAACTCGGGCCAGTTTCAAGACTATCCTGCGCCAAGGGCCCGTACAGGAAATCAAGGCCACTGGCCACCCGAATATCATCGACCGGCTATCCACCACTGTCAGCGATGGCGTCTGGGAAGCCGGCTTCCAGTCCGGTTGCCATACCGACTTTGAGCTGACGCTCTTCGTTACCGTCCCCATTATCGAATCTGTTGAGAATTCTGGTGCGGGAAACCTTATTGTGGAACAGTTCGAAAATCTCGGCGACCTTGGCCTTAAGCTTTCCGGATCCGGAAATATGACGTTAAACGGAGCCGGCGGTACCGAAAACCTGAATGTAGAATTAAGCGGAAGTGGCAAAATCATACAAAACAAAGACTTTCCGGACCTGAAAAAACTAGACTTGGAAATTGATGGCGCTGGGCCATATCGCGGATTCCCCGTCTCAGCAAACCACTGCGACGTGACTATATCCGGAAGCGGTTCCGCACAAATTAACGCCACTCAACGTCTTGACGCATCGATAAAAGGATCAGGAAGCATCTATTATATCGGCTTCCCTGCGGAAATCAATTCGGATATCACCGGATCGGGAAAAGTGGTGAAAGACGACTGA
- a CDS encoding MGMT family protein, with translation MAKDKSGFFNDVYEVVKLIPPGRVTSYGAIAAYLGSKGSARMVGWAMNASHGNKDVPAHRVVNRNGMLTGKSHFDQKNPMEERLLEEGIEVKDEKILRFKEVFWDPSKELEL, from the coding sequence ATGGCAAAAGACAAAAGCGGATTCTTTAACGATGTCTACGAAGTCGTCAAACTTATACCTCCGGGAAGAGTGACCAGCTATGGCGCAATCGCCGCGTATTTGGGCTCGAAAGGAAGCGCCAGAATGGTTGGCTGGGCTATGAACGCATCGCATGGCAATAAAGATGTGCCAGCCCACCGAGTCGTTAACCGCAACGGTATGTTGACCGGCAAGAGCCATTTCGACCAGAAAAATCCAATGGAAGAACGCTTGCTTGAAGAGGGAATCGAAGTCAAAGACGAGAAGATTCTCCGCTTCAAAGAGGTCTTCTGGGATCCGTCAAAAGAACTTGAGCTTTAA
- a CDS encoding TIGR01777 family oxidoreductase → MSKRVLITGGSGLVGRHLIRHCNNLGWDVSILSRKRKAVDGAKVFLWNPKKDFVEDGALDCDVLVHLAGAGVADARWTTGRKKEIMESRRLPALLLAKQIRENGQGPSSIISASGIGFYEPGDIFTLRNEQDPIGKGFLADVCKEWESSAQEMANAGKARLSILRIGLVMASDGGALEKMSQPIRYLAGTPLGTGKQPVSWIHVEDLCRMITWCAEKKLEGTFNAVAPEVETNLSLTKGIGKVLGKPVWPIGIPSFTLRLMLGEMADILLEGQAVSPEKIKGTGFSFLFPSMDAALKDLL, encoded by the coding sequence ATGTCAAAAAGAGTATTGATCACCGGCGGTTCAGGGCTTGTCGGCCGTCATCTTATCCGCCATTGCAACAATTTGGGTTGGGACGTTTCCATCCTTAGCCGAAAACGCAAAGCGGTAGACGGCGCCAAGGTATTTCTATGGAACCCCAAAAAGGATTTTGTGGAAGACGGCGCCTTGGATTGTGACGTACTGGTCCACCTAGCCGGAGCCGGCGTAGCCGACGCCCGCTGGACAACTGGACGCAAAAAGGAAATTATGGAGAGCCGGCGACTTCCCGCCCTGCTTTTGGCCAAACAAATACGAGAAAACGGCCAAGGCCCGTCCTCTATCATTAGCGCGTCCGGCATAGGTTTCTATGAACCTGGCGACATATTTACGTTAAGAAACGAGCAAGACCCGATAGGCAAAGGTTTTCTGGCTGATGTTTGCAAAGAATGGGAATCGTCCGCACAAGAAATGGCAAACGCCGGAAAGGCCCGGTTAAGCATCTTGCGAATAGGTCTGGTCATGGCCTCCGACGGTGGCGCATTAGAGAAAATGTCGCAACCCATTCGTTATCTGGCTGGCACTCCTCTAGGAACAGGTAAACAACCCGTCAGTTGGATTCATGTGGAAGACCTCTGCAGAATGATCACTTGGTGTGCGGAAAAAAAACTGGAAGGAACTTTTAACGCCGTAGCACCAGAGGTGGAAACCAATCTCAGCCTAACCAAAGGCATAGGAAAAGTACTCGGAAAACCCGTATGGCCGATCGGCATACCGTCCTTCACATTACGGTTAATGCTTGGCGAGATGGCCGATATTTTATTGGAAGGCCAAGCGGTAAGTCCCGAAAAAATAAAGGGAACAGGTTTCAGTTTCCTCTTCCCTTCAATGGACGCAGCCCTAAAGGATTTGCTTTAG
- a CDS encoding GreA/GreB family elongation factor: MSKSIWITKEGWDALNAEMEALWKERRMVADAVGEAAAMGDRSENAEYIYGRKKLREVDRRISYIHRRFKVLKVIENQPKEPGKAIFGSWIEFKDPTGKVFKFQIVGSDEADPKKKKMSVVSPIGKALVDRMVGETVDVQTPAGKRVFTIISVSDTQS; encoded by the coding sequence ATGTCGAAATCGATTTGGATAACGAAAGAGGGTTGGGATGCCCTGAATGCCGAGATGGAAGCGCTTTGGAAAGAAAGGCGCATGGTGGCCGATGCTGTGGGCGAAGCCGCCGCCATGGGAGACCGTTCGGAGAACGCTGAATATATCTACGGACGAAAGAAACTCCGCGAGGTTGACCGTAGAATCAGCTATATCCACCGCAGGTTCAAGGTGCTGAAGGTGATTGAAAACCAGCCCAAAGAACCGGGGAAAGCCATTTTTGGTTCGTGGATCGAGTTTAAGGATCCGACAGGAAAGGTGTTCAAATTCCAGATTGTAGGATCTGACGAAGCTGATCCGAAGAAGAAAAAAATGAGCGTAGTGTCGCCGATCGGAAAGGCGTTGGTAGACAGGATGGTCGGAGAAACTGTGGATGTGCAGACGCCTGCGGGCAAGAGGGTGTTTACGATTATTTCCGTATCGGATACGCAGAGTTGA
- a CDS encoding DUF2480 family protein — translation MAEEIVNRVAKSPLISLDLSEYYQAGERVVFDLAPHLFQGLVLREKDFRQMVKETDWSEYAGKCVAITCSVDAIVPTWAYMLLTAVMEPHARIVVFGSLETLETVLFHEALDTINVEDFRDAMVVVKGCSDVPVPESAYVELSRRLRPVVKSLMFGEPCSTVPIYKKKRERA, via the coding sequence ATGGCTGAAGAGATAGTGAACCGAGTGGCAAAGAGCCCGCTGATTTCATTGGACTTGTCAGAATATTATCAGGCAGGCGAGCGGGTGGTTTTTGATTTGGCCCCCCATCTTTTTCAAGGACTGGTTTTGCGCGAAAAGGATTTTCGACAAATGGTCAAGGAGACGGACTGGTCGGAGTATGCAGGCAAATGCGTAGCCATCACTTGCTCCGTCGACGCCATAGTGCCTACTTGGGCTTATATGCTGTTGACTGCGGTGATGGAGCCCCACGCTCGCATTGTGGTGTTCGGTTCTTTGGAGACGCTGGAAACGGTACTTTTCCACGAGGCCCTCGATACGATAAACGTGGAGGATTTCCGTGACGCCATGGTTGTGGTCAAAGGTTGTTCAGATGTTCCTGTGCCGGAATCCGCTTATGTGGAGCTTAGCCGTAGGCTGAGGCCCGTGGTAAAAAGCCTGATGTTTGGTGAGCCTTGCAGTACGGTGCCTATTTACAAGAAAAAGAGGGAGCGCGCTTGA
- the tsaB gene encoding tRNA (adenosine(37)-N6)-threonylcarbamoyltransferase complex dimerization subunit type 1 TsaB, with amino-acid sequence MALILSLETATTVCSVALHEDGVLKAKEELFVDKSHSSQLTVAIDNVVKNAGFAYKDLSAVAVSEGPGSYTGLRIGTSTGKGLCYSLDIPLIAVNTLEGMANSIKGFNLDGALLCPMLDARRMEVYCAVYDAEGKELSPTQAVIVEPESYDKYLEQGKVIFFGNGSDKCVEVFGQHPNASFWPNVSPSAEGIGNLAYVKYEQQSFEDVAYFEPFYLKEFRATKPKKNIF; translated from the coding sequence ATGGCGTTGATTCTGAGTTTGGAAACCGCCACTACGGTGTGTTCGGTGGCTTTGCATGAAGACGGAGTGTTGAAGGCGAAGGAAGAGTTGTTCGTGGATAAGTCGCATTCCAGCCAGCTGACCGTTGCGATAGACAATGTGGTGAAGAACGCGGGCTTTGCGTACAAAGACCTTTCGGCCGTGGCGGTGTCTGAGGGGCCGGGTTCATACACAGGGCTTCGGATCGGGACATCTACGGGCAAAGGGCTCTGCTACTCGTTGGACATTCCGCTTATTGCGGTAAATACGCTTGAGGGAATGGCCAATTCCATAAAGGGTTTTAACTTGGACGGAGCGTTGCTGTGCCCCATGCTCGACGCCAGAAGAATGGAGGTGTATTGCGCCGTGTATGATGCGGAAGGTAAAGAGCTTTCGCCTACGCAAGCGGTAATTGTGGAGCCGGAGTCTTACGATAAGTATTTGGAGCAGGGCAAAGTGATCTTCTTCGGAAACGGCTCTGACAAATGCGTGGAGGTATTCGGCCAGCATCCGAACGCTTCTTTTTGGCCAAACGTATCCCCGTCGGCCGAAGGTATCGGGAATTTGGCTTACGTGAAATACGAACAGCAGAGTTTTGAGGATGTTGCGTATTTCGAACCGTTTTATCTAAAGGAATTCAGGGCTACCAAGCCCAAGAAAAATATATTCTAA
- a CDS encoding sulfite exporter TauE/SafE family protein, with protein sequence MIEILLIFIAGIAGGFIAGFLGLGGGLAYILILPEVLKHYGVADSEMAQFVIANSLFGAMFASFSGNIAQIRNKVFYWKDVAWVGFGATISSLGFLYLVVYSSWYNQEKFSIVVVVILVYILIQTIRSDRKQYENKLLVERRTAGRLFVAGLLSGGVSSLSGLGGGVLINPAVRKICSTDIKVAKSISLGVIFITSFFLTIANMLKPVAESSVEGLRMGYIIFPIVLPLVAGTILASPLGVKLSLKASPKVLSATFAIFVVILIIKYGANLI encoded by the coding sequence ATGATCGAGATACTGTTAATTTTTATCGCTGGCATTGCCGGCGGTTTTATAGCGGGCTTCCTGGGATTGGGCGGGGGGCTCGCTTATATTTTAATATTGCCTGAAGTGTTAAAACACTACGGCGTAGCGGATAGCGAGATGGCGCAGTTTGTTATCGCCAATTCGTTGTTTGGAGCCATGTTCGCTTCCTTTTCCGGCAATATTGCCCAGATCCGCAATAAGGTGTTCTATTGGAAAGACGTGGCTTGGGTTGGCTTTGGAGCGACTATTAGCTCTCTTGGCTTTCTGTACCTTGTGGTTTACTCTTCTTGGTACAATCAGGAAAAGTTCTCGATAGTGGTTGTTGTTATTTTGGTCTATATCCTTATACAGACAATCCGTAGCGACCGCAAACAATACGAAAATAAATTATTGGTCGAACGGAGAACGGCGGGAAGATTATTTGTTGCTGGATTGTTGAGTGGAGGGGTTTCTTCGCTTTCCGGTTTGGGCGGCGGGGTTTTGATTAATCCTGCTGTGCGCAAGATCTGTTCGACAGACATCAAAGTGGCGAAGTCTATATCTTTGGGCGTAATTTTTATCACGTCGTTCTTTCTGACAATTGCGAATATGCTTAAACCTGTAGCCGAGAGCTCGGTGGAGGGTTTACGTATGGGGTATATTATTTTTCCAATCGTGTTGCCTCTTGTAGCCGGAACCATACTAGCGTCGCCTTTGGGCGTAAAGCTTAGTTTGAAAGCCAGCCCGAAAGTATTAAGTGCGACATTTGCTATCTTTGTCGTGATATTGATCATCAAGTACGGAGCAAACCTGATATAG